CGAGCTTGGTGACCTGGCCGGTCTGTTTCATGACGGGCTTGGCGGTGACCTGCGTGCGGCCGGCGAACACCTGTGCGGGAGACGGCGCGGGAGGGACGGCGGGGACGACCTGCGCGGCACGGCTGAAGTACGGACGCAGGACGTCCGCGCCGAGCTCCTCGACGGTGTCGGACTCCCACACGAGACGCTCGGCCTGGTTCGTCCCGTACGGCGGCTCGACCCCCCACAGGTGGATGCGGACGCCGTAGGCCTGCGCGGCCTCCACGGCCGGGACCATGTCCTCGTCCCCGGCGATGAGGACGGTGTCGCTGACCGCGTGGTGGCGGGCCAGGGCCTCCAGGTCGCTGCGGATCTGCGCGTCCACGCCTTTCTGCTGGCCGCGCGCGTTGAGGTTGCCGAGGCGGACCTTGACCCAGGGGAGCTGCGCGATGACACGCTGGTCGACCGTCGGGACGCGGTCACGGGCCGCGTCGTACCAGTAGATGCGCAGCAACTCGCCGGGGATGCGCTCCATGGCGTGCTTCTTGAGCGCCTGGATCAGCTCGTCGGCCGCCACGCGGTATTCCTTGCGCTCCCTGGCGCTGAGGAGGACCTCACCCGCCGCCGCGTACAGGTAGCCGACGTCCACCAGGATGGCGTATTTGGCGGCCACAGGATGCGGTGTGAGGTCCGGGATTGCCATGCGTTCCTCCAGGGCCTCGGCGTTAGACGATGATCGGCTGACTATATTCCCCCATTTCTAGATAGTCCCAACTCTCAGGGCGGTTGACACCCAACTTCTGAAGATCTAATGGGGTCGCGAGCTCGCACGCCACGCTCCTGGTCCGTGCGGCAGCCCGGTTCTCATCTGGTGTGCGGGGCTTCGCCACATAGCTGGCTTTCGCGGGGTTCGCTCGGGTGCCGCGTCCCTTGTCGTGAGAGCGATCACGAGCGCGGCGAGTTCCTCGGGGGTGGCGTCGCCGCGCACGACCCTGAGATACGGCTGCTCCATGGCGCTCCTCCTACAGCGGGATGTTGCCGTGCTTCTTGGGAGGCAGCCCGGCGCGCTTGTTGCGCAGCGCGCGCAGGGCCCGGACGACCTGCACCCGGGTGTCGGCGGGCCTGATCACCGCGTCCACGTAGCCGCGCTCGGCCGCGAGATACGGGTTGGCCAGCGTGTCCTCGTACTGCGTGATCATCGCCTTGCGCTCGGTCTCGGGGTCCTCGGCGGCGGCCAGCTCACGCCGGTACAGGATGTTGACCGCTCCCTGGGCCCCCATGACGGCGATCTGCGCGGTCGGCCACGCCAGGTTGACGTCGGCGCCGAGGTGCTTGGACCCCATGACGTCGTACGCGCCGCCGTACGCCTTGCGCGTGATCACGGTGACCAGCGGCACGGTGGCCTCGGCGTAGGCGTACAGCAGCTTGGCGCCGCGCCTGATGATGCCGTTCCACTCCTGGTCGGTGCCGGGGAGGAAACCCGGCACGTCCACGAAGGTCAGCACCGGGATGTTGAACGCGTCGCAGGTGCGGACGAACCGCGCGGCCTTCTCCGACGCCGCGATGTCCAGCGTGCCGGCGAAGCTCATGGGCTGGTTGGCGACCACCCCCACCGAGTGACCTTCGACCCGGCCGAACCCGACGACGATGTTGGGGGCGAACCCGGCGTGGACCTCCAGGAACTCGCCGTCGTCCAGGACATGTCCGATGACCTGGTGCATGTCGTACGGCTGGTTGGCCGAGTCGGGGATCAGCGTGTCCAGCTCGCGGTCGGCGTCGGTGACGGTGAGCTCGGCCTCGGTGTCGAACACCGGCGCCTCGTCCATGTTGTTGGACGGCAGGTACGACAGCAGCGCCTTGGCGAACTCCAGGCAGTCGGCCTCGTCCGCCGCCTCGTAGTGCGCGACGCCGGAGCGCGAGTTGTGGGTGTGCGCGCCGCCGAGCTCCTCGAACGTGACCTCCTCACCGGTGACCGTCTTGATGACGTCGGGCCCGGTGATGAACATGTGGGACTTCTCCCGGACCATCAGCACGAAGTCGGTCAGCGCGGGGGAGT
The window above is part of the Sphaerisporangium rubeum genome. Proteins encoded here:
- a CDS encoding acyl-CoA carboxylase subunit epsilon, whose protein sequence is MEQPYLRVVRGDATPEELAALVIALTTRDAAPERTPRKPAMWRSPAHQMRTGLPHGPGAWRASSRPH
- a CDS encoding acyl-CoA carboxylase subunit beta, yielding MSAEPVSPPESVDVHTTAGKIADLERRQYEATHAGSSRAVEKQHAKGKMTARERLVAFLDEGSFVEFDELARHRATAFGMERDRPYGDGVVTGHGTVDGRPVAVFAQDFTVFGGSLGEVFGEKIVKVMDHALKTGCPVVGINDSGGARIQEGVVALGLYAEIFKRNVHASGVIPQISLIMGPCAGGAVYSPALTDFVLMVREKSHMFITGPDVIKTVTGEEVTFEELGGAHTHNSRSGVAHYEAADEADCLEFAKALLSYLPSNNMDEAPVFDTEAELTVTDADRELDTLIPDSANQPYDMHQVIGHVLDDGEFLEVHAGFAPNIVVGFGRVEGHSVGVVANQPMSFAGTLDIAASEKAARFVRTCDAFNIPVLTFVDVPGFLPGTDQEWNGIIRRGAKLLYAYAEATVPLVTVITRKAYGGAYDVMGSKHLGADVNLAWPTAQIAVMGAQGAVNILYRRELAAAEDPETERKAMITQYEDTLANPYLAAERGYVDAVIRPADTRVQVVRALRALRNKRAGLPPKKHGNIPL
- a CDS encoding NYN domain-containing protein is translated as MAIPDLTPHPVAAKYAILVDVGYLYAAAGEVLLSARERKEYRVAADELIQALKKHAMERIPGELLRIYWYDAARDRVPTVDQRVIAQLPWVKVRLGNLNARGQQKGVDAQIRSDLEALARHHAVSDTVLIAGDEDMVPAVEAAQAYGVRIHLWGVEPPYGTNQAERLVWESDTVEELGADVLRPYFSRAAQVVPAVPPAPSPAQVFAGRTQVTAKPVMKQTGQVTKLGPSRPRVEEVGEHVAQKWILTRGRDNIRDLLPGPLLPTVIDTELLIEAEKELGHSLRPYPEARVWLRDGFWARVYREFDLGVGISTK